GGTTTCACTTCCGACGCGCTTCAAATCCCAGATATGAAGCCCCCTTCGTGTCAGCATATTGATCAGCCGTTCTGCACCTTTTCCATGTGCCTTCACTTTTACATAGCCTGTATAATAGTTTGTCCATTGGTTTTTCATCGAGACCTCCCGGGATCATTCATTAATAAAATAAACCTTATCAATCTTGCCTTCGAGCATGATTTCTTCAGGTAAGATCGTCTTTATGACAAAGGAGCTACCCTTTATCAGCAGCTGACCATTTTTCAGCATCAATCGTACTTCGCTGTCAGTAAAAGCCAACAAGCCACGATGGTTTTCAATGTAAATATGTAATTGTCCAATCATTGTGATTCGCGGCAGGTCCATCATGACATCTTGCGGAAGGTCCATTGTTTTGGTCATAAGCTGTTTCATTTTTTTTCCCCAATTACGAGCCATAAAAAAGAACCCCCTTTCATCTCAATGTATGAGGTGAAAGGGGGTTCTAGCACAAAATAATCTCGGAACGATAGTCTATTTTTTCTTGAAGCGATCACGAGAGGAATAAACCTCCATGCTCGGTTATCTCCTAGACCTTTGGAGACTTCGCTTCGCCCTTGGCGGTCCAAGCACTTCTGACATGATGATGCCATCAATCAACTGCTTTTTCCCAAAAGAAGGCCCTTTCCGATAAACGGGACTTACATGATCGGAAATGGATGAAGCGATGTTATCGGCCTTCGCCTTTTGATATAAACGTTCTTGATCGTACTTCTGCTGAAGCCGCCTAAGCTCGGCAATCCTTTTGTTCGCTTCGTTCTTCGTCTCATCGATTATCTCGGCAGCCTGAGGTGCTTGCTGTTCGGCCTTCCTTACAGGAGCTGGTGCAGGACGACCTTGCTGCTGATCTCCTTGCATTTCACCTTGAAGCTCCCGCATGACCTCCTGCCATTTCTTTTTGGGCGGGCCGTTAGGGGCATCAGTTTGCTGAGACTGCTTTTTTCTTCCTAACATGGACGATACAATACCGATCAAGATAATGATTAGGAATGGGTTCCCGAGAAAGAAATCAATGATATCTCCCATTTAAAGACCTCCCTTCCCTAACCTAGTTATTATGGTTGTTATTGTTGTTATCTTTCGGATTTTCGGAAATTTTGCTGATCGAACCACGCATATCGGTATCAGCTGTTATATTTTGAATGTTCATATAATCCATTACGCCAAGATTTCCGCTTTTAAGTGCATCTGCCATGGCCAGCGGTACTTCCGCTTCGGATTGGACAACCTTCGCACGCATTTCCTGAACACGCGCAACCATTTCCTGTTCAAGGGCAACAGCCATCGCACGGCGCTCTTCGGCCTTTGCCTGGGCAATTTTCTTATCGGCTTCGGCTTGGTCCGTTTGTAAGATGGCCCCGATGTTTTTGCCGATATCCACTTCAGCGATATCGATGGAAAGAATTTCAAACGCGGTTCCTGAATCCAATCCTTTTGATAATACGGTTCTTGAAATCAGATCTGGATTTTCGAGGACATCCGTATGCATTTTCGAAGCACCGATCGTCGATACGATCCCTTCACCTACACGGGCAATGATCGTTTCTTCACCGGCACCACCGACAAGACGTTCTATATTGGCTCGAACAGTGATCCTTGCCTTCGCCTTCACTTCGATCCCGTTCATCGCCACACCGGAGATGAATGGCGTTTCGATCACTTTCGGGTTAACGCTCATTTGAACGGCTTCCAGTACATCACGACCAGCTAGGTCAATGGCTGCACCGCGCTCGAAAGGCAGTACGATATTGGCACGTTCCGCAGCAATCAAAGCATTCACGACCCGATCGACATTACCTCCTGCTAGGTAATGGCTCTCCAATTGATTCGTTGAAACATTAATTCCTGCCTTGTGTGCCTTGATAAGGGGGTTAACGACCCTGCTTGGTATAACCCGGCGAAGTCTCATCCCCACCAATGTAAATATACTGATTTTGACTCCTGCCGCCAGAGCGGAAATCCAGAGCATTACTGGTACGAATGTAAAAAATACCGACAATACGATGATGGCAGCAATCACTGCCAGTACAATAAAAACTGTTCCTGATGTTATCACCTAAGAATTCATCCTTCCTGTATCCTTTATTATTTAATTGAAGTCCGGTATTTCCCGGACGACTACCCTAGAGCCTTCAACCTTAACGATGATGAGTGACGACCCTTTGGAAATGTAGCTTCCCTCTGTCACGACATCCACTCTCTCATCAATGATCAAAGCAGTTCCCGAAGGCCGTAAATCCGTAAAGGCCTTCCCTTTTACACCTAATAGATCGACTCGATTCGGATTGCTAACGTATCCTTGCTCCGTCTTTGTTGCATCGGTTAAAATCATTTTTTTGAAAAATTTCATTTGTTTTCCAAACACCTTTACAAGTAGAATGAATGCCAAAATCGATACGGTGACCGCAATAAGCAGGGATATCGTCATATGGACAGGATCATCCGTAGCGAGGAACAAACTCCCCACTATCGCCGTAAATCCTAGCAGGCCTATAATTCCCCCTGGGAGGAAGAATTCCGCCAGCACGAGGATGACCCCGATGATGAACATCGTCAACGATTCGTACCCCGTGATGCCTGCGACAAGATGACCATAAAAGAACAAAACAAGACTGGAAACCCCAATGACTCCCGGAATTCCAAAGCCAGGCGAAAACAATTCAATCACAATCCCGATACCGGCAATCGTCAATAAAATCGGAACGACAATTGGATTGGTCAAGAAACGGGCAAGTTTTTCAGGAAAACTTTCTTCAATCGTTCTGATATCTGCATCCTCAACCCCAAGTTTGCTGTACAGCTCCGATTTGCCCGAAACAATCCCTTCACTATATCCAGCCTTTTTAGCCTGTTCCGCTGTAAATGTGAGCAGCTTCCCTTTTCCTGCGCCATATTCAGGAAGGTTGATGTCTTCATCCGCCATGGCTTGGGCGAATTTCGGATCGCGTCCATTTTGTTCCGCTGCTGTCTTCATCGCAGCCAGCCAATAAGACTGTGCTTTCTTGCTTGCAGCGTTCCCCGCCGAATCAATCACAGCTGCCGATCCCATCGTAGCACTTGGGACCATATAGATTTCATCTGCACTCAGGGCAATATATGCACCCGCAGACAAAGCCCTGTTATTGACATAGGCGACGGTTTTCACCGGAGAATCCGACAGTAGCTTCGAAATCTCTCCAGCTGCATCGACAGCACCGCCAGGGGTATTCACCTCGAAAATGACAAGATCTGCATCAGCTGCTTCAGCAGTGTTCAGTGCACGCTCCAAAAAAGCCGAAAGTCCCTTTTCCACCGTCTTTTCAATCGGAACATGATAAACGATTTTCTCCTGTGCAGAAGCCGCCAATCCTCCAAATGATGACATGGTGAACAGCAATCCTAATATGAGTACAGATATACAACGCCAAATTTTCAGGCGGAACGCCCCCTTCCCCGTCTCAAATGCTGTAAGCCCCACCAATTTCCAGAAGAGTCCTTACCATTCACATTCAGCTCTTAACTAAAAGCGGAATAAGGATACCCGAAGCCACCCTTTACACTGTTCCTTAGTTATTACGTATGTATATGAAAAAGGTTTCAAAATAAAGCAAATAAATTTGAAAACGCCGCTGTTTCCTAGAGCTCCGTTACAATAATATACGCATAATGATCGTGAAATACACAAAAACCACAGGCAATTTGCCTGCGGTTAGGTTTCGAGTTTTAAGTTTCGAGTTTAAGATAGATGTTGTAATACTAATTTGTTAACTAGAGAACCATCTGCTTTACCTTTAACTTTAGGCATTAAAGCTCCCATAACTCTCCCCATATCTGCTTTGGATGTTGCATTGACTTCTTTGATCGTCTGTTGAACGATGTCAGAAATCTCTTCTTCTGAAAGTTGCTCAGGCATATATGCCTCTACGTATACTAGTTCGGTGCGGACTTTATCCACGAGATCGGAACGACCTGCGTTTTCAAACTCCTGGAGGGAGTCTTTGCGTTGTTTTAATTCGCGAGAGAGCACTGTCAATTCTTCATTATCCGTTAAATCTTGTCTCAGCTTAAGAGCTTCGTTTTGAATGGAAGCTTTCAGCATCCGAATAACAGATAGTTTGTCCTTTTCCTTGTTCTTCATCGCTTGTTTCATATCATTATTTAAACGCTCGAGAAGACTCATCTTTCCACCCTCTCTTAGAATTTACGTTTTCTTGCAGCTTCAGACTTTTTCTTACGTTTTACGCTTGGTTTTTCATAAAATTCACGCTTCCTAGCTTCCTGAAGCGATCCTGCTTTAGATACAGTACGTTTGAAACGACGAAGAGCATCTTCAAGCGATTCGTTTTTACGAACGACGGTTTTAGACATCTCTTTCCCTCCCTCCGAAAACAACACACTAACTCAAGTTGTCAACATGTTATACATGTACTAAACAATTATAATATATGATCTTTATCAGGTCAACCAATATAATCAAACTTATTTCGATTATTCTCATGTTCTTTCCATAATTTTTATCAAACCGATCATTCCAGTAAAATGAAACCCTTTTTAAAGCATGTCTCCCCCAACTGGACCATATGCTTAGAAAGGG
This genomic stretch from Peribacillus muralis harbors:
- the yqfC gene encoding sporulation protein YqfC, translating into MARNWGKKMKQLMTKTMDLPQDVMMDLPRITMIGQLHIYIENHRGLLAFTDSEVRLMLKNGQLLIKGSSFVIKTILPEEIMLEGKIDKVYFINE
- the floA gene encoding flotillin-like protein FloA (flotillin-like protein involved in membrane lipid rafts), with protein sequence MVLAVIAAIIVLSVFFTFVPVMLWISALAAGVKISIFTLVGMRLRRVIPSRVVNPLIKAHKAGINVSTNQLESHYLAGGNVDRVVNALIAAERANIVLPFERGAAIDLAGRDVLEAVQMSVNPKVIETPFISGVAMNGIEVKAKARITVRANIERLVGGAGEETIIARVGEGIVSTIGASKMHTDVLENPDLISRTVLSKGLDSGTAFEILSIDIAEVDIGKNIGAILQTDQAEADKKIAQAKAEERRAMAVALEQEMVARVQEMRAKVVQSEAEVPLAMADALKSGNLGVMDYMNIQNITADTDMRGSISKISENPKDNNNNNHNN
- a CDS encoding NfeD family protein; translated protein: MSSFGGLAASAQEKIVYHVPIEKTVEKGLSAFLERALNTAEAADADLVIFEVNTPGGAVDAAGEISKLLSDSPVKTVAYVNNRALSAGAYIALSADEIYMVPSATMGSAAVIDSAGNAASKKAQSYWLAAMKTAAEQNGRDPKFAQAMADEDINLPEYGAGKGKLLTFTAEQAKKAGYSEGIVSGKSELYSKLGVEDADIRTIEESFPEKLARFLTNPIVVPILLTIAGIGIVIELFSPGFGIPGVIGVSSLVLFFYGHLVAGITGYESLTMFIIGVILVLAEFFLPGGIIGLLGFTAIVGSLFLATDDPVHMTISLLIAVTVSILAFILLVKVFGKQMKFFKKMILTDATKTEQGYVSNPNRVDLLGVKGKAFTDLRPSGTALIIDERVDVVTEGSYISKGSSLIIVKVEGSRVVVREIPDFN
- a CDS encoding GatB/YqeY domain-containing protein, encoding MSLLERLNNDMKQAMKNKEKDKLSVIRMLKASIQNEALKLRQDLTDNEELTVLSRELKQRKDSLQEFENAGRSDLVDKVRTELVYVEAYMPEQLSEEEISDIVQQTIKEVNATSKADMGRVMGALMPKVKGKADGSLVNKLVLQHLS
- the rpsU gene encoding 30S ribosomal protein S21, producing MSKTVVRKNESLEDALRRFKRTVSKAGSLQEARKREFYEKPSVKRKKKSEAARKRKF